The genomic interval CTGGGCGCGCCGCTGTATTCTGCCGGTTCAGCAAGTGCAATCTGTGGACTGGCCGGGAAAAGGATCGGGCCGCAGCGGTATGCAATTTCTGTGATACTGATTTTGTCGGCACTGACGGCCAGAACGGAGGTCAGTTCGAGACTCCCGAAGCGCTCGCGGCGCACATCCGCAGCCTGTGGCCGGATGCCCCTGGACGCCCTTACGTGGTCTGTACCGGTGGGGAGCCGTTGCTGCAGCTGGACGTGCCGCTAATTGAAGCCCTGCACCGGGAAGGCTTCGAGGTGGGGGTGGAAACCAACGGTACCCTGCCGGCGCCCGCAGGCATTGACTGGTTGTGCGTGAGCCCGAAGGCCAACGCCCAGGTGGTGCTGGAAACCTGCAATGAGCTCAAGCTGGTCTATCCCCAGGTCCTGGCCATGCCGGATCGATTCCAGCACATTCGTGCCCAGCACTATTTCCTGTCACC from Marinobacter sp. LA51 carries:
- the queE gene encoding 7-carboxy-7-deazaguanine synthase; the protein is MYRVKEAFYTLQGEGAQAGRAAVFCRFSKCNLWTGREKDRAAAVCNFCDTDFVGTDGQNGGQFETPEALAAHIRSLWPDAPGRPYVVCTGGEPLLQLDVPLIEALHREGFEVGVETNGTLPAPAGIDWLCVSPKANAQVVLETCNELKLVYPQVLAMPDRFQHIRAQHYFLSPMASPTVPGSGPDPIKQSNTRKATEYCLAHPQWRLTLQMHKIIGID